The genomic window CCCGCAAGAATCGGTTCGTTTTCTTAGATTGTTGGGGATAAATACTATTCCGAGGATTTCTGGCTACTCTAAATCTATAAGTAAAAGGCAACCGATAGGAGTCGATCCTCTCCAGTCTTTCCGGCAAAGAGATCCGTTCCCAATCTTCCCAAAAAGAAGCAGATATCAATTCGGGAAGAGGCTTCCAATCCTCGGCCGCTTGGTTCGGAATGAATTTGGTGTATTCTTCTCCCAGGAATCGGACACAATGAAAGCAACCTATCTTGCCCTTGTCCTTCCAGTCTAGAAGGGTTAAGCCGCAATAGACGCAGGCTTCCACATCATTGCACCGTTTGCGGGGAGACTACAGGTCTTAGCTTTCCTTGAAAGATCTGATTTCGTTTATGGGCAAGCGCTGCAAGCTCCATATCGTGGGTTACGAGGATTAAACTGAATCGCAAGTCCTTTTGCAATTCTTGGATCAGGTTCATTAGATTTCTTGAATTTTCTCTATCAAGATTCCCTGTGGGTTCGTCCGCAAGAATGAGTTTCTTTCCCGCGACTAGAGCCCTTGCCACTCCCACTCTCGCGCTTTCTCCTCCCGATAATTGAGAAGGATAACTGTCCAATCTGTCTTTCAGGCCGACCTTTTCCAAGATGGAAACCGCTTCGTCTTTTGCCTTATTGGGGGAATAACCCCTGATGAGTAGAGGTATAGAAACGTTCTCTAATGCGGAAAAATCAGGAAGGAGCAAATGATGTTGGAATATGAATGCGATCTTCTCTGCACGGAAGGCTTCTTTCCCTTTTTCGTCCAGTTCGGCCAATTTGATTCCACAGACTTCAACTTCTCCGGAATCGAATGTGTCCATTGCGCCTAGGATATTCAATAAAGTTGATTTTCCGATCCCGGACTTTCCTTCGATGGAGAAGATCTCTGCTTCTTCGACATCCATATCCAATCCGTCGATAACGGAGAATTCTTTTTCTAGGACATGATACTTTTTGACTAGGTTTCTGATTTTAATGATACTCACGTTAGTCGTTCCTTATCGTGTCCACTGGGTTCAAGCTAGCGGCCCATCTGGCAGGAAAATATCCGGCGATCCCGGATAGGATCGTGGCCGCTGTGGTCACCATGAAGATGAATGCGATATTGATATCCACTGGGATCTGATCGAAGTAATAGATCCTTTTAGGCACTAGCTCTACAGGACTCCAATCCGATCCGGAAAGTGCGGCAAAGTCCGGTCCGAACATATTGATGATCTCTTCTATCCCACCCACGATGCTTTCCAAGGAATTTGCAAGAAAGATGCCTGTCACTCCTCCGATCAAGGAAGCCAGGATCCCAACCAGCATAGCATTCAGCGTGAAGATCAAAAGTATATCGGAAGAAGGAAGCCCAAGAGCCTTTAATACACCGATGGACTTTCTCTTTGCTCTCACTAACGAGTAAACGGAAGCAACCATTCCGAGCGCGGCCAAGATAATGAATGAGAAAACGATAATAGAGATGATCGTCTTTTCCAGTTTAAGAGCTGCGAGAAGATTTTCTTGTTCTTCTGCGATCGTTCTCACAGAAAGGGATGCAGCCGATTCGACTTCTCTTTCAAACTCTGCGTCGGAGAATAATCTATGCAGCTTTCGTTTGCAGAAGGCGAGATCGTCCAAGGACTTCACCTTGATCGTGATCTGATTCACCGCTTCTCTCA from Leptospira langatensis includes these protein-coding regions:
- a CDS encoding ABC transporter ATP-binding protein, with product MSIIKIRNLVKKYHVLEKEFSVIDGLDMDVEEAEIFSIEGKSGIGKSTLLNILGAMDTFDSGEVEVCGIKLAELDEKGKEAFRAEKIAFIFQHHLLLPDFSALENVSIPLLIRGYSPNKAKDEAVSILEKVGLKDRLDSYPSQLSGGESARVGVARALVAGKKLILADEPTGNLDRENSRNLMNLIQELQKDLRFSLILVTHDMELAALAHKRNQIFQGKLRPVVSPQTVQ